The Romeriopsis navalis LEGE 11480 genome includes a region encoding these proteins:
- a CDS encoding FIST signal transduction protein: protein IGTDSQGIVHEVEDDMLVSFTLATLPDVSVHAFHVETEELPDLDGSPNAWVDLIGVSPASEPQFVVFVDPMSEGINDFLAGLDYAYPRLPKVGGLASSGFGSTKNGLFCGDRFHRSGAVGIALSGNIVLDTIVAQGCRPVGPPYWVTESERNVILGLRTDGETEQAEQPPLEMLRDMVSELDEADQELAKDALFVGIAQNSFKQILEPGDFLVRNLLGFDPRQGALAIGDRVRAGQRIQFHLRDAAASAEDLEVLMQRYRKDVTDNPKPVGALMFACMGRGKGLYNQPNFDSGVFADYVDVPLAGFFCNGEIGPVESSTFLHGYTSVFGIIRSKQPTES from the coding sequence TTATTGGTACTGACTCGCAGGGGATCGTCCATGAAGTTGAAGATGACATGTTAGTCAGCTTCACCTTAGCGACGCTGCCGGATGTATCGGTCCATGCGTTTCATGTTGAGACGGAAGAATTGCCGGACTTAGACGGTTCTCCGAACGCTTGGGTGGATTTGATTGGGGTGTCGCCGGCGAGTGAGCCTCAGTTTGTCGTGTTTGTTGATCCAATGTCGGAAGGGATTAATGATTTCTTGGCGGGTTTAGACTACGCTTATCCCCGGTTGCCCAAGGTCGGGGGACTAGCCAGCTCTGGCTTTGGTTCAACCAAGAATGGACTGTTTTGTGGCGATCGATTCCATCGCTCTGGGGCGGTGGGCATCGCCTTGAGCGGCAATATTGTGTTGGATACGATCGTGGCACAGGGCTGTCGGCCGGTGGGTCCCCCCTACTGGGTGACGGAAAGTGAGCGGAATGTGATTCTGGGTCTGCGGACCGATGGTGAAACCGAGCAAGCGGAACAGCCACCGTTAGAAATGCTGCGGGATATGGTGTCTGAGTTAGATGAAGCGGATCAAGAGCTGGCGAAAGATGCGCTCTTTGTCGGAATTGCCCAGAATTCGTTTAAGCAAATTTTGGAGCCGGGTGATTTTTTAGTTCGGAATCTGTTGGGCTTTGACCCGCGCCAAGGGGCGTTAGCGATCGGCGATCGGGTTCGCGCGGGCCAACGCATTCAGTTTCACCTACGCGATGCCGCAGCGTCGGCGGAAGATCTAGAAGTCTTGATGCAACGCTATCGCAAGGATGTTACGGATAATCCCAAGCCCGTTGGGGCGTTGATGTTCGCTTGTATGGGGCGGGGCAAAGGGTTGTATAACCAACCTAATTTTGACTCGGGTGTCTTTGCCGACTATGTGGATGTGCCGTTAGCTGGATTCTTCTGTAATGGTGAAATTGGGCCGGTAGAAAGCTCAACTTTTCTGCACGGTTATACGTCGGTGTTTGGGATTATCCGATCGAAACAACCGACTGAATCCTGA
- a CDS encoding NUDIX hydrolase, which yields MRRIWHFAKSALGIIFRHPVTGTSVIARLADGRIILTKRRDNGLWGLPGGMVDWGEDIATVAKRELFEETGLQVTAIRRLVGVYSSFERDPRIHSICVAVEVDATGEIRIDPIETIDVQAFYPEDIPPGRLSHDHRQQLEDYFQGKTTLA from the coding sequence ATGCGTCGAATCTGGCATTTTGCAAAATCGGCTCTCGGTATTATTTTTCGACATCCTGTTACGGGGACTAGCGTCATTGCCCGGTTAGCGGATGGCCGGATTATCCTGACCAAACGCCGGGATAATGGGCTCTGGGGCTTACCTGGTGGCATGGTCGATTGGGGCGAAGATATTGCAACGGTCGCGAAGCGCGAATTATTTGAGGAAACCGGGTTACAAGTTACCGCAATCCGCCGCTTGGTCGGGGTATATTCCAGCTTCGAGCGCGATCCACGCATTCACTCAATTTGTGTGGCGGTCGAGGTCGATGCCACTGGCGAAATTCGGATTGACCCCATCGAAACGATCGATGTCCAGGCGTTTTACCCTGAAGACATTCCACCGGGCCGGCTGTCCCACGATCATCGGCAGCAACTCGAAGATTATTTCCAGGGCAAAACGACACTGGCTTGA
- the bcp gene encoding thioredoxin-dependent thiol peroxidase, translating into MALQIGDQAPDFSVLNEKGETVSLESLQGKWVVLYFYPKDNTPGCNKEACAFRDNFEAFTEKNAVVLGVSLNDAKSHNKFIDKFNLPFSLLIDEDTQLSTAYESYGLKKFMGKEYMGITRNTFLIDPEGKIAKIYKKVKPEPHPIDVLSDLP; encoded by the coding sequence ATGGCTTTACAAATTGGGGATCAAGCCCCGGACTTTAGTGTCCTAAATGAAAAGGGCGAAACTGTCTCGCTCGAATCATTGCAGGGCAAGTGGGTCGTCCTATACTTCTACCCAAAAGACAACACACCAGGCTGCAATAAAGAAGCCTGTGCCTTCCGCGATAACTTTGAGGCTTTCACTGAAAAAAATGCGGTCGTCCTTGGCGTGAGTCTCAATGATGCCAAATCCCATAATAAGTTCATTGATAAGTTCAATCTGCCATTCTCATTGCTGATCGACGAAGATACCCAACTCTCCACTGCTTATGAAAGCTATGGCCTGAAAAAGTTCATGGGCAAGGAATATATGGGCATTACCCGCAATACGTTCTTAATTGATCCAGAGGGGAAAATTGCCAAGATCTACAAAAAGGTCAAGCCCGAACCGCATCCCATCGACGTGCTTAGCGATCTGCCCTAG
- the argH gene encoding argininosuccinate lyase, translated as MSGASTPSNDQPQQTWSQRFEGSLHPAIEVFNASIGFDIQLIEYDLTGSQAHAKMLAKQGIISESEATQLVDGLAQIRAEHRAGTFHPTIADEDVHFAVENRLTEICGAIGKKLHTGRSRNDQVGTDTRLYLRDQIGQIRVALRAYQAALVSHAEQHVETLIPGYTHLQRAQPISLAHHLLAYTEMAERDWQRLGDVLKRVNISPLGAGALAGTTFPIDRHYSAELLGFEDVYRNSLDAVSDRDFAVEFLAAASLIMAHLSRISEEVIFWASQEFSFVKLTDACATGSSIMPQKKNPDVPELVRGKVGRVYGHLQAMLTVIKGLPLAYNKDFQEDKEGLFDAVKTVNACLEAMTILFNEGLEFKPQRLAEAVAEDFSNATDVADYLATKGVPFREAYNLVGKVVRTSLAANKLLKDLTIEEWQALHPAFEPDIYEAIAPRQVVAARNSFGGTGFEQVREALQIVKSRLN; from the coding sequence ATGAGCGGCGCTTCCACCCCATCGAATGACCAGCCTCAACAAACCTGGAGCCAACGGTTTGAAGGGAGCTTACACCCGGCGATCGAGGTTTTTAACGCCAGTATCGGGTTTGATATTCAGCTAATTGAATACGATCTGACCGGTTCCCAAGCCCATGCCAAAATGTTGGCCAAACAGGGAATTATCAGCGAATCAGAAGCCACTCAGTTAGTTGATGGTTTAGCACAAATCCGCGCGGAGCATCGGGCGGGAACCTTTCACCCAACGATCGCCGACGAAGATGTGCATTTTGCCGTTGAAAATCGCTTAACCGAAATTTGCGGGGCCATCGGCAAGAAACTCCACACAGGTCGATCACGCAATGATCAAGTGGGAACGGATACGCGGCTGTATCTGAGGGATCAGATTGGCCAGATTCGAGTGGCCTTGCGCGCCTACCAAGCCGCTTTAGTCAGTCATGCTGAGCAGCATGTGGAGACGTTGATTCCCGGCTATACCCATTTGCAACGGGCACAACCGATTAGCTTGGCGCACCATCTGTTGGCCTATACCGAAATGGCAGAGCGTGACTGGCAACGCCTCGGGGATGTGCTGAAGCGGGTGAATATTTCACCATTGGGGGCGGGGGCTTTAGCCGGAACGACGTTTCCGATCGATCGCCATTACAGTGCTGAATTGTTGGGCTTTGAAGACGTTTATCGCAATAGCTTGGATGCGGTCAGCGATCGTGACTTTGCCGTAGAGTTCTTGGCCGCGGCGAGCTTGATCATGGCCCATCTGAGTCGAATTTCGGAAGAAGTGATCTTCTGGGCCTCCCAGGAATTTAGCTTTGTCAAACTCACCGATGCCTGTGCCACGGGGTCGAGCATCATGCCCCAGAAGAAAAATCCCGATGTCCCAGAACTGGTGCGAGGCAAAGTCGGCCGAGTATATGGTCATCTGCAAGCGATGCTGACCGTGATTAAGGGATTACCCTTGGCCTACAACAAGGACTTTCAAGAAGATAAAGAGGGGTTATTTGATGCAGTCAAAACCGTCAACGCCTGCCTCGAAGCAATGACGATTTTGTTCAATGAAGGCTTAGAGTTTAAGCCCCAACGCTTAGCTGAGGCCGTCGCCGAAGATTTCTCAAATGCCACAGACGTGGCCGATTACCTCGCGACGAAAGGCGTGCCCTTCCGCGAGGCTTATAACTTAGTGGGGAAAGTTGTGCGAACCTCCCTCGCTGCCAATAAGCTACTGAAGGATTTGACCATCGAAGAATGGCAGGCCCTGCATCCCGCCTTTGAGCCGGATATCTACGAGGCGATCGCCCCGCGCCAAGTCGTTGCGGCCCGCAACAGCTTCGGGGGCACCGGCTTTGAGCAAGTGCGTGAGGCACTCCAAATCGTGAAATCCCGACTCAATTAG
- a CDS encoding ATP-binding protein, giving the protein MESNLKLLVVDDSAVDRMMIGQSLQLAGIEFPAVEVESRAVAIAALESEGFDCVLIDADLGNDDAIQLVQRIQREDWPSATLLLLPENNQRHAETLLAAGAGDFLSKHELSPDTLYHRVWNAVRLRRTEIKATAAFKQLNKVREENQQLQAIAQATEADRQSAGVALVEQQQQLSTLQHLTDLLNQRLSNLPGLLQVMIDAVCDTITAAEFGLIVLHNPKTQKLELTATVGMRDIRGIESTFDPDSGVLGQVFQTGESQIVRIPRAERQQNGQKMPAALCTVAIEAPQGGRLGVLAVGNWQHDRVFDDEDLQLLVAFGEQAAISLTNAQLINTLEEREERLAFQNTILAEQNQELENQRQQIQIQNLRLLEAAQLKSQFLATMSHELRTPMNAIIGFSQLLLRQQSQLSEPQLDMVNRILNNGKHLLTLINDILDLSKIEAGRLELKPERFRISDLLATTADELRSLADQKKLQLLLHSGLEDPYIVNDSNRLRQVVVNLLSNAIKFTETGKVEVEVREVSSDRIVILVSDTGIGIATEEITRIFEEFRQVDQSMTRRHAGTGLGLAITRWLVQMMGGQISVHSQPGQGSTFRVDLPREIRAMSVTIVE; this is encoded by the coding sequence ATGGAATCAAACCTCAAACTGCTGGTGGTAGATGATAGTGCAGTCGATCGGATGATGATTGGCCAGTCGCTGCAGTTAGCCGGAATTGAGTTCCCGGCGGTTGAGGTAGAAAGTCGGGCAGTGGCGATCGCTGCCTTAGAGAGTGAAGGCTTTGACTGCGTATTAATTGACGCAGACTTGGGGAATGACGATGCCATCCAACTGGTTCAACGAATTCAGCGCGAAGACTGGCCCAGCGCCACATTATTACTACTTCCGGAGAATAACCAGCGGCATGCGGAAACCCTCTTAGCGGCAGGGGCCGGTGACTTTTTATCGAAGCATGAGCTATCGCCAGATACGCTCTATCACCGGGTTTGGAATGCTGTACGGCTCCGGCGCACCGAAATTAAAGCCACTGCCGCATTTAAACAGCTCAATAAAGTCCGCGAAGAAAACCAACAGCTCCAGGCGATCGCCCAAGCCACCGAAGCCGATCGACAATCCGCCGGGGTAGCGCTTGTCGAACAACAGCAGCAACTCAGCACATTGCAACATCTGACTGATTTGTTAAATCAACGGCTCAGTAATTTACCAGGCCTGCTCCAGGTGATGATTGATGCCGTTTGTGACACGATTACGGCCGCTGAGTTTGGCCTGATCGTCTTACATAATCCCAAGACTCAAAAGCTAGAACTCACGGCAACGGTGGGGATGCGGGATATCCGCGGGATTGAATCCACCTTTGATCCCGATTCCGGCGTCCTCGGCCAGGTGTTTCAAACGGGGGAATCCCAAATTGTCCGTATCCCACGAGCAGAACGCCAACAAAACGGTCAAAAAATGCCGGCAGCACTCTGCACAGTGGCGATCGAAGCCCCACAAGGCGGGCGCTTAGGCGTCCTAGCGGTCGGCAATTGGCAGCACGATCGCGTGTTTGACGATGAAGACCTGCAACTGCTCGTGGCCTTTGGCGAACAGGCAGCCATTTCCCTAACGAACGCCCAACTGATTAACACCTTGGAAGAGCGGGAAGAACGCCTCGCGTTCCAAAATACGATTCTGGCAGAGCAAAACCAGGAACTCGAAAACCAACGGCAGCAAATCCAAATTCAAAACCTGCGCTTGCTTGAAGCCGCACAACTAAAATCACAATTCCTGGCGACGATGTCCCACGAACTGCGCACCCCAATGAACGCAATCATTGGCTTCTCACAGCTGCTGCTACGCCAACAAAGTCAGCTCTCCGAGCCGCAGCTCGATATGGTCAACCGGATTTTGAATAATGGGAAACATCTCCTCACCTTAATCAATGACATTCTTGACCTGTCAAAAATTGAAGCAGGGCGGCTGGAGTTAAAACCCGAGCGGTTTCGGATCTCCGATTTACTCGCAACGACCGCCGATGAGCTCCGCTCCCTCGCTGATCAAAAAAAGCTGCAGCTCTTGCTGCATTCCGGCCTTGAGGATCCCTATATCGTCAACGATAGTAATCGGCTGCGCCAAGTCGTCGTGAATTTGCTGTCCAATGCGATCAAATTCACCGAAACGGGCAAGGTCGAAGTCGAAGTCCGGGAAGTGAGCAGCGATCGTATTGTCATCTTGGTCAGCGACACCGGCATCGGTATCGCCACAGAAGAAATCACGCGGATTTTTGAGGAATTCCGGCAGGTGGACCAAAGTATGACGCGTCGCCATGCAGGCACCGGGTTGGGCTTAGCGATTACCCGCTGGCTAGTGCAAATGATGGGAGGGCAGATTTCTGTCCATAGCCAACCCGGTCAAGGCTCAACGTTTCGGGTCGATTTACCCCGGGAAATTCGGGCCATGTCCGTCACTATCGTTGAATGA
- a CDS encoding response regulator has translation MNDIRIALIEDHDLTRVGMRTALQQKPGFRVVGEASNANDGLRLLNMSKPDVAIVDIGLPDMDGIELTRRFKATQADLAETADTKILILTLQDLEETVMAAFAAGADSYCMKDVSLDQLLEALRVTREGNAWIDPAIARIVLTQAKSPQSMVRADATNPDGKPLEAYALTERELEVLQLIVDGHSNASIADKLFITVGTVKTHVRNILNKLCADDRTQAAVRALRTGLVC, from the coding sequence ATGAATGATATTCGGATTGCATTGATTGAGGACCATGACCTCACCCGCGTGGGAATGCGGACGGCGCTTCAGCAAAAGCCCGGTTTCCGGGTCGTTGGCGAGGCTTCCAACGCAAATGACGGTCTGCGCCTACTCAACATGTCGAAGCCGGATGTGGCGATCGTCGATATCGGCTTGCCCGATATGGATGGGATTGAGTTGACTCGGCGCTTCAAGGCGACTCAAGCGGATTTGGCGGAAACAGCGGACACTAAGATTTTGATCTTGACGCTGCAGGATCTCGAGGAAACAGTGATGGCTGCGTTTGCTGCTGGAGCTGATTCCTACTGTATGAAAGATGTCAGCTTAGATCAATTGTTGGAAGCCTTACGCGTGACCCGAGAAGGGAACGCCTGGATTGACCCCGCGATTGCCCGGATTGTTCTGACCCAAGCGAAGTCGCCTCAATCGATGGTGCGTGCGGATGCGACGAACCCGGATGGTAAGCCGCTGGAAGCCTATGCGTTGACGGAGCGGGAACTGGAAGTGCTGCAGTTGATTGTGGATGGTCACAGCAATGCTTCGATCGCCGATAAGCTGTTCATCACGGTCGGGACAGTCAAGACCCACGTGCGCAATATCTTAAATAAGTTATGTGCGGATGATCGGACCCAAGCGGCTGTCCGCGCCCTGCGAACTGGATTAGTTTGTTAG
- a CDS encoding cell division protein FtsQ/DivIB yields MAGIAPTTRAELSQRRKQLRRQRRTQQFRSTIRFLVVSGLAAGALWSLRQPVWVIRNSAQLRVEGNRYLSDQTIRNLVPIKYPQSIFRTQPHTIVTALKKRAPLSQVQVDRQLFPPELIVRVREQTPVAAVHTKNQKGGQPTTKPDLLLDAEGRLIPLETFESLEQGIKLPQLQVLGDPKEYRQYWSTFYQGINQSSVSIQRIDWRQPNNVVLATSLGAIHLGAYGQNMFTRQLRALEGLKSLTKKVPSNQIDYIDLRNPNAPAVQKRSAAPPLAQSVAP; encoded by the coding sequence ATGGCCGGGATTGCACCTACTACGCGGGCTGAATTGAGCCAACGTCGAAAACAACTGCGTCGTCAGCGACGGACGCAGCAATTTCGATCGACCATCCGATTTTTAGTTGTATCGGGTCTTGCTGCAGGTGCCCTTTGGTCATTGCGACAGCCTGTTTGGGTGATCCGTAATTCCGCACAATTACGGGTGGAAGGGAATCGCTATCTGTCGGACCAGACGATTCGCAATTTGGTGCCAATCAAGTATCCTCAATCAATTTTTCGGACCCAGCCCCATACGATTGTCACAGCCCTGAAAAAACGTGCGCCGCTGTCCCAGGTGCAAGTCGATCGCCAATTGTTTCCGCCCGAGTTGATTGTGCGGGTGCGTGAACAAACGCCGGTAGCGGCCGTGCATACAAAAAATCAGAAGGGGGGGCAGCCCACGACCAAACCCGACTTGCTATTGGATGCCGAAGGTCGCCTGATTCCCTTGGAGACATTTGAGAGTTTGGAGCAGGGGATTAAGCTGCCACAGTTACAGGTTTTGGGGGATCCAAAAGAATATCGTCAATATTGGTCAACGTTTTACCAAGGCATCAATCAGAGTTCTGTGTCGATCCAACGGATTGATTGGCGTCAGCCCAATAATGTCGTGTTGGCAACGAGTTTAGGTGCAATTCATTTGGGTGCCTATGGCCAGAATATGTTTACCCGCCAACTACGCGCCCTAGAGGGGCTTAAGAGCCTGACAAAGAAGGTTCCTAGCAATCAGATTGACTATATTGACCTCCGTAATCCGAACGCTCCAGCGGTACAAAAAAGGTCTGCTGCTCCCCCGTTGGCCCAATCCGTTGCGCCATAA